The sequence below is a genomic window from Lolium perenne isolate Kyuss_39 chromosome 7, Kyuss_2.0, whole genome shotgun sequence.
AGACAATATGACAATACCCTGTGTGTGTGTTTGTGGTAGAAATGGCAGATCAATTATTTGATTAATAAGCTTACCTGAGCCATGAACATGGTCCTTGGTGGAATCTTCATGTAGTGGCCCAACTTAAAATCTTGCAAAAATGTCAGAGCTTGGCTCATGCTGATGTAGCCATATACCTTGAAGCACATATTTGCGACAGGCCGCCCAGGATACAAGTACCCCATTATATATTCTGTGATGATGTTCAACCCCGGAGTCTGGATGCAATGAAACAATGAACTGCATGAAAGTGGTGCTCCGAATTTGTATGTCATGATATGCAAGCTATTCGGAACTCATACCTGGTTTGTAGTTGCTGTGATAATTCCAATTGGGAGGGTAAAGAAAAAGGCAATGGCACATGCAAGTAATACACCCCACCAGGGCAACTGGAGTTGCTCGATGTAGTATTCACAAGCAAATACGGTGATGGCAATGTTAGCAATAAGGATGCAGATGAACCACCACTCAGGGACCTGCTTATATCTCCTCATAAGTTTTGTGTGTACATCCACCCTCTTCTCTTTGAAAGCTGACCTACTTAACTGCCAAATTTCACTGCACGAAAGCACCATGATTTTTAGTAGCTGCTGTCATCGTATCATTGTGCAAAACTTCAACTTTGGCAGAATTTACCTTCCGTGGAAGAGGAGGACATGAACGATTGTCGCGGTAAGGGATGCGAAGCCGACACCATATGTAATAGCGAAGAAAGTGCTGAGGTACAGTGGACCGTTCTTCTCGTACGCCATTGTGTCAAAATGGAACTGGGAGtctatgatgcttgtgatattgtaCTTTTGCCCAGCCTCAGTGAAGAGCCCATCGGAGAAGATGGGGAAGTTCTGCGCCTTGTAGAAATTAAACCAGTATGCAATGGGTGTgatcacatacatgatgatgaAGAAGCCTGCAGCGAGGTTTGCTGTGGCGAACCAGGGGCTGGCAAGAGGGCTCCCGAGGTAGGAGGAAACAGATGCCCAGTCGAGACCGATCGAACCGATGCCGAGGCCGTAGAGACCCGAGCCGAGCTGCTGGGCGAGCACGGAGTTGGGGAACACCCAGCAAATCCAGGAGAGGGAAGTGAGCATCTGGAACAGGTAGCCTGGGAAGATGTAGTACACGAAGCTGCAGATGAACGCCACCAGGAAGAACTGGCTGCGCGTGAAGCCGCCTTTGCTTCGGCTTTCCTTCTCGTGAAGTGCCCTGCTCAGAATTTCCAAGCCTGTTAGAGAATacagattcaaatgtgcaggtgcaTTGTAGTTAAGACCATTCAAAGGCTATTTTACCGCCACGCCCATGAAGATGTTACATTATCATTATTGTTCCATCAGCCAAAATGTCCTTTCAGAGTTCAATTGTTCAAGTTGGTCACCTCTTTAAAGAAACTGAGGTTACTCTACTGCCATCTTCTGCGACTAGATAGAACTGGTAGAAGCGAAAAAATGCTTAGTTTTATTATGCTTTGTTCGAATattttatgttttttttcttgTACAGAATTTATCCAAACAAAGCTCACTATCTAAACTTGAGACCGAGAAAAGGATATGGAACGTGTTTCCGGTTCCTATCCATTTTACATCTTGATGAAAGAAATACAGAAGTGAATGACCATTTCTGATTGTCCCAACCAACAAATGACCAGCGACATTGCGCTACAACACAGAAATAATGCAGAGAAAAGTGAAGATGGCCTGCAACAACATGGAAATTAAGTCTAGTTGTTGGAAGGCTTCAGATCTAGCTTGGTGAAAGTCAAACAAACTCGATCTCATTTCTCAGTGAGCACAGCACGTGGATCACGTTCCGGCATGTAACCTGAGCTGCTGCTGTGTGGTCATGTTATTATTGTCAGTGCTCCTAATTCATTTTCATCAACTTCATATTCTAGACAAAAACATCAGTTTCATTTTCTTAATTAGAGGCCCCAGACTGAAATTCTAACAAACCAACCAACCAATTTTGTGGCCCCTTGCATGATATGGTTTGATGTAAGGGAAGGACACAGGTGACGTTTCATGATCCATGACAGCTAACTACTGGTCTAACTAAAAAATATCAGAGCTCCTATACTTGTTACTAAGCAGTAAGCATACATAATTTACACGCATTACTCACGAGTACGTCATGAAAATTGAAATGTACGGTTTTGTTAGATATTTGAACGAAAGAATCAATGCTAAATTTGCCATCCACTGTACGCTACAAAATCCAACGGCCCAGGATGCGTTTTCTACCAGAGACAAAAAAAATAAATAATCCACACGTTAGCTCCTTACAATTTCCCTTAATTTTAAGCATCAATAGGCAATCATCTAGTTGCCAGCAAGAGTACAAGAGGAGATATTTAATTAACAATAATTAAGAAAATGTGTAATGTGATTAACTGATTATTACAAGTTACAGGTTCAAAGTTCAAACTAGTAAGTTGCTTGCCAGAGAGGACAAGTAACCAGGAAGCGTGCGTACCTGAAGAGGGAGACCTGCACGAGGTTGGACGGCCACCACATGGCCGCCGGCTCCACGAGGTACCGCCGGAATATGCCCGCCCACCCGAAGCCGAGCACCTGCGTGGTGAGCACGACGAGGAGGGAGACGAAGAACGTGAGCTGCTTGCCGTAGAAGACGCGGACGGCGGTGACGACGTGGATGGCGTACACGGTTCCCGCGCCGGCGTTGGCGAAGATGGTGATGAGCACGTGCTCCTTCACGTTGAACGGCCCCGGGTTGAGGGTGAACTCCCACCGCCGGCCGCGGAAGAAGGCGCGCTCGGGGAGCGTGGCCGCCATGAGCCTGCCGAGCGGGACGACGGCGATCTGggcggagatggcggtgatggtgAGCGGCTCCTTGCGGTACCAGAAGAACTGGTTGAGGAAGGAGAGCACGAAGCAGGACGCCGTGCCGAGCACCCACATCCGGAAGGTGAGCACGGGGGTGTCCGGGTCGTCGCCGACGGGGACCGTCAGCGCCACCTGCTCGATCGgcgagttctcctcctcctcctcatcaggctccggcggcgacgacgacgacgacgcctcGTGCGCGCCCACGAGGAGCGGGGCGGTGATATGGTGCTCCTCgagctcctcctcttcttcgtctccTTCCTCCCGGCCTTGCCGTTCGTGGCGGGAGGAGGCGGACGCCATGGCTAGCTCCGGCTGGGGGACGGTCGTAGGTCTGCGGCCTGCCTGCCTGGCTGGCCTTCTTGggtcctctccttcctcttcttcagcTGTAATGTCGCTGCATCGTTTTGGTAGTATTATTAATTGCTCCGATCTCTTTCTTTTTTGTCTGAGATATGGTATGGATGTCTCTCTAAATATCAGCAGTGTCAGTTTGGACTTTGGAACTCCGACGACGAGATCTCATCAGCTGACACGCGATGTACACTTGATAGTAGTTAAATATACATCACGATCCATGGTCAGCGGCTGAACGATGATTGGTTAGTGTGCAAGTCGATCGTAGTAGTACGTGAAGTAAATTAACCTCATGGGAAGGATGAGTATGTATTTGTGTGTCAACACCGAGAACTGAACTTGGATGATTTTATTatcagagcaagtacaataaggctgactcagcaggctataagaattaaaatagtgttgttttgcttaggtggatgagagagaagtggagagagaagagagatggGCTCTCATGCAAGAGCTACCAGATGCATGTCTTTCTAGACACTTTGTGAGTATGTGTGGTGAGCCTTTACATATAAAGTTATCAATCCTTAAAGCCAACTATCAGAGTTGGCTTATAATTGACTATAATGGCCTTATAAAGACCCTATGCACTATTATTGGAATTGCTCTCAGGGGTGCAGATAGTACTATGCATTGATTGGCGGGAACAGACAATGCACGCACAAGCATTAACAGAGTAACTAGCTCCATCACCAGACATGTTCCCGGCCAGATTCAGTGTACCCATCCTGTGGCGCAGCCTGAATAGAGAGGTGTACCATCCCAGGGGAAGTACAACTGCAAAAATGTATGCTTCAAATCTGTCAATTTGAATGGCTACCATTACTCGGTTCGGTAATAAATGTGTCACCTCTGCGAGGAAATTAGTATATTATGAAAGTACAATTTAAGATTGATCTGGTGATATTAATTGGGTCTTGGAAAGTTTGGTTAAATTTTAAAACTAGGATAAAAACTAAACGTACACTTATTTCCGTACGGAGTGATTTGTAGGAAAACAGAGCCCCGGAATCTAACTTGCAACGCACGTCGTAAGAttcttctgttttctgttttggtttcttgtttctaGTTGCTTTTCATTTTTTGGAGCCTACTTTCGTGTTGCTTGTTTTGTttttgtcggggttgtaaggcttgtgTTATCTTGATGCTTCCTTTTACAAGACGGCACACGTCTGGTACATATCCGTGTAAGAGGAAAAGGAGACGTCACATACAAAATTGTTGCACTTTTTTTAGGATTGCATGTTGAAACCCTGATAATTTCACATGTATAACTGTTTTTTTGTGTGTCCATTAAAGTACCTcaacaaaaatttcagcacaaaaTAAGTTTAGCGAAAGACAGTTCACTCATCTGATGAAACATGATGTTCACCTCTCTTTTCATTTCTTCTAGTTAATGTCTGAAGGCGTCATGTACTCTTCTACTTCTCCACCAGTTCTTTACTTCCACGAAATACTAATCTGAAAAGCCAGAAACTGCAATCCATGGCTGGCTTGGAAAGTTACTTTGCGAGCTATATACTCCAAACAAGCATACATGACAATGGCACATAATATTCAAGACGGCACACATTGGGTACATATCCGTCTAAGAGGAAAAGGAGACAGCACATACAAAATTGTTGAGCTTTTTTTAGGATATCGTGTTGAAGCCCTGATAATTTCACATGTATAAGTATATTTTGTCTGCTCATTAAAGTATCTGACAAAAAATTTCAGCACAAAATAAGTTTAGCGAAAGACAGTTGATCAGTCATCTCATGAAACATGATGTTCACCTCTCTTTTCATTTCTTTAAGTTAATGTCTGAATGTACTCTTCTACTTCTCTACGAGTTCTTTACTTCCACGAAATGCTAATCTGAAAAGCCAGAAAATGCAATCCATGGCTGGCTTGGAAAGTTACTTTGCGAGCTATATACCCCAAACAAGCATACAAGACAATGACAAATAATATTCATGTGAATATTAGGTGGAGTGTTTCCTTTCTTCGATAGATTATTAAGCATTTTTATCGATTTTTATTCACACAAGAAGTTGATTAAAAAATCACACAAGAGACCAAAACCATCTAGCATCTACGTACATAGAGGATGCACACGACCCCAAAAGGCCAAAGCATAAGTTCCTCGCCAAAGACGGGGCCAAAATAGATTAAAACCAAACTATTTGGTAGAGAAGCACCAGTCTGAAACTACACCATCATCATCCATGTTTAGCGAGCGGCTTCCTAGGGACTTGCTTCAACTGCTGCCTCTCTGGTCTTCCCTTGAATCACAGAAAGATACTGAGCCGAGCAAGTGTGTACATAAGCACAGACCAACTAAGTCTCTGTAGATTCCAGTGAGCCTAGCAGAGCCACACATTTTACACCAGAAAAAAAAATCATGGTTATCCAGGATGAGCAAACAAGGATCAAAATGAATATGCGATTTTGGCCGGTTCCACGTGGACCACGTTGCCAGCGAGGCGAGAAGGAATCTCGGACAGGCAGCCAATCACGAAGGATCAACTCTGCAACGTCAGTGATGTACCAACATCTCCAAAAATGGTCCTTGTCGAGCTAGGAGAAGCGGTTGCATCTTCTGCTCCCAGAATTGACAGGGTTGCTAGATCCAAATTAACAAGAGCCACCAGCAGCGGCATGGCCTTGTGCATGGCGCGAGCACTATGAGTTAGTTGGATCGTAAGGCACACCGGTGTCAAGATAATTAAGACCCAGCAGTAAGATCATTATGTCACTGGTTTCCATATAATATCATGGACGTCTCGATCGACCTATAACTAAGTTAATTCTTGGTCAGATTATAGGCTCAACCAATTTATGCATTATTTGAAAATTTTGGCTGCAATTGCAACCCCATGTGCAATTCTGAAGTGCACGAATCACGACGCGAATTTAAAAAGTCGATCTAGCTCTAACTTAATTCATCAGTGGACCTAGAACAATCAAAACCTAATTATCATTAAAAAATAAGAGAATTAGCTTGTCCCCTAGCTAGAGAAGACCACAGTCGCCCGATTCTTACTTTTTTTAAAGAGGGAATTAGCTTGTCCCCTAGCTAGAGAAGACCACACTCGAGCTAATTAAGCCAACGTATTGGCATTGACGCCATCCTAGAGGCAAGATCCAGAAAACATAACTGGAAGGGGCATGTACGGTGATGCTAAGCTAAATGAAAGGGGACACTAATGGTGAAAATATGGCAGATAAGCTTTGGGAAGAAAATGGAGTGGGGGCATTGGATCCCAGGAGCTATACATTGGTTCTGCTCATGCCAATAGGTGTCAGCAAACAGGTTTGAGGGTCATTTTCGTTAAATTATTTTAGCAATCAAGAAATTGTAGAATTTAGACATCATAGAGCAAACGAAAACACATATTGATGTTTTAAAGGAAATATTGTATTGTATGGTTTTACCACACAAAAATAGATATTTTCGTTCAAGAGCAGTGACATATGGAGGCTAATTTTAGCTCATGTTTTTTTTGGGTGTTATGCCCTTAGTCCGATGAATGGATTTTCCATATGCTCTTCGTATTTTCGACTGTGTGTTTTTTGTTGGTACAATTTTAGGAAAGGTTTTTTGTTTAGAACTTTGTGAGTAAGGGGATGTCCTTGGTTTTCTATAGGACTGCTTTGTATTCAAGAATTTCGTAAAAATTCTGGAGAATACTTTGTTTTGTTTTGTGAAAGCTCCTTCGATCATAATATTGATGTCACCGAGTTACTATGAAATTCATTCCCATCCCCTACTTTGCATAAGAATCTCTACATAAGCTccaacctcattttatgtttccCATGCAAAGGCCGAATGCGCGTCCACATTATCTCTGTATATTCTCTCCATTCAATAATCATCTGGAATCCCTGTGTTTGTTTCATGTGCACTATCCAAAGGCATAGGTTACAACATGATTGTGTTTTGAAATTATGTTGAAGTTCACACGTTTTGGCTTGCTTTGAAGTTCACATTGAAAGTACGTAGCATCTCAATCTTGTGTTTTTCTTAATTTTCAAAATCCATgcaatgcatgatgccatggaaCGATCTCTACGCCCAAAACGGTGTCCCCAAAGACTTTAGAGGTTTCCAAACACAAAAGCAGACCAGTGCATGGTAACGGTACAAACCTGCAATGGGTTTCACACCGTTAGTACAAAGCTTCACGGTTGAGTGTGTCGAGGATGTAACCCTAACCTAGGCATCAAGGACACGGCCAAGTGGAACCTAACTGCTACCGAGGTCTACTCGACATGCTTGGCCTAAGAACCCCAATTTATGGGTTGGACTCTGTGCTCCTTCAAGAAGATTGTATGAAAAGCCTAGGGCCCCAAGTGTTGCTTCTTTGCTAGGTTGGATGTTCGGAACAAGCTCTAGACCTTTGACCGTCTTGCAAAGAGTGGATGGCCGCATCAGGTGCAATTGTGAGCATGAAGCAATGAGAGACACATTGTCTTCAGATGTAGTTACTGAAGATGCATCTGGCAGGCCACAGCCTCCTGACTCGCATGCCCTAATATGCTCCAATGCTTGGGACATGGCCACCCCCACGATGCTCCAATATTTGCATGCCATTGCAAACACTACAACCTCATCTGCGAAAGGTCTCCGTTCAACCGTCACCCTCATCTCTTGAGAAATCTTGAAGGAATGAAAACCAAGGGGCTTCAATTTTAAGGCATCAATGGTGACGGTTTTctttaaaaaaaatattttttcaaCATTTTTATAACTAATACATGATTTTAAAATTTTACGTCTCCGTTGGTCGGATAGCGGCCGATTGGCCGAAAGGTGGCCGATCTGGGCGCACTAGCTACTGACCAGGCCGGCCATCGAGTGCCCCAGCCATGCACATGCTTTTGCTTTTGCTGCCCAAGGCAGCGCCTAAGGCACATATTTGGTCGGTTAACAGCCGGCCCATCACCGGCTGTTGTTCGACCAAGTCTTGCATTTGATTCTTTAAAAAAATCGTGTATTATTTGTAAAATTGATaaaaaatatattattttaaaaaaatcgcTCAACAGTGTGGGAGCTCTGCAAGAAATCAAGGACGAATGCTAAGCATTTTCTTCTTGTCTATGGCTTAGGCCCCTCAATGTTTGCTCATCATATATTTACTGATAAAAAGTCAGGGTTTTTGCCtcgtttttcaaaaaaaaaaaaaatcatgaatGCAAACCCTGGAGGCCTAGGTTGTCAATTTTCTTCAGCCTTCCTGCTAAGCCGCTGGACCGTTTGTACTTACTCAATTATGAATGCAAACTCTAAGCCGACGAGGCCCATTTCGTGGTACAAATTCGTATGGGCCCTTCCGCATCGAAATCGTGCGACGATCTGCGCAGTGCTCATCAATGGAGGAAGCCAAGCGTCTGCACGCGCGCGCGCTCCGCACTGGCACGCGCCGCCTGCAGCCGCTCCTCCTCCGCGTGCTCGCCGCCGGCGACCACCGCTATGCCGCGATCCTCCTCGCCTCCTACCCTTCCCCGTCACCCCCCGCCGCGGCACTCCACGACCGCATCCTCCACGCGCTGGCCTCCTCGCGCAGCCCGCTCCTCCTCCCCTCCTTCGCCCGCGCCCACCGCCTCGGCCTCGTCACCCATCTCTCTTTCACATTCCTCCTctccgcgtccgccgccgccacctcccctTCGTTCGCGCGCTTCGCACTCTCCTCCCACGCCCTGCTGGTCAAGTCTGGCCACTTCGCCGCCGGCGACCCCTTCCTCGGCTCCGCGCTCGTCTCCTTCTACGCCAAGAACCGCCTCCTGGGCCAAGCCAGGCGGGTTTTCGACGAAATGCCGCGCAGGGACACGGCCGTGTACAACGCGCTGCTCTCGGCATACACGAGGCGCGGCCTCCTCAGCAAGGCGGAGAAGCTGTTCGGGGAAATGCCTGAACGGAACGTGGTTTCGTGGACCGCTATGGTGTCCGGGTACGCGCAGAACGGGCTGCACGCGGAGGCGGTGGAGACGTTCATGGAGATGTGGGAGGGGGCAGGGGTGCAGCCAAATGAACTGACGGTAACCAGCGTGCTGCCTGCTTGCGCGGCTGTTGGAGCCATGGGGCTGGGGAGGAAAGTCGAGAAGTACACAAAGAGGAAAGGCCACCTTGGGAATGTGTATGTCGCCAATGCAGTGGTGGAGATGTATGCCAAGTGTGGCAACATACGAAGAGCTTGGAGGGTGTTTCAGAGGATCGGTTGCCGGCAAGATCTGTGTTCTTGGAACACAATGATCATGGCATTTGCCGTGCATGGGCTGTGGAGGGAAGCACTTGCCTTGTTCCACAAGTTGAGGGTGAGCAATTTTTGCCTTGGATAGTATTTTACTCCTACACTTTCGCACTAATGTCGTAGCATTTCCTCGCAATTTGCTTGCAAAATATCTTCCTAGATTTAGTGATTGATAACCATAAAGGCTAAAGCCATATAGTGTACTGCATTATTTCAACATCCCTTGCTCATTTGTCACTTGTCACGTTAAACCTTAAAGCTTATTTTACTGTGTTCAGATGACAGGGATCAAACCAGATGGTATTACATTTGTTGGAGTCATTTTGGCTTGCACTCATGGAGGTTTGGTGCATGAAGGAAAGCTCTTATTCGACTCGATGTACGCAGATTATAATCTTGCTCCACGAATTGAGCACTACGGTTGCATGGTTGATCTTCTTGGGCGTGCTGGCCTCCTGACAGAAGCTTATAGTATGATATGTAGAATGCCAATGGAGCCTGATGCTGTCATTTGGGGAGCCTTACTCGGTGCTTGCAGCTTCCATGGCAACATAGAGCTAGCAGAAATAGCAGTAAACAACCTTGTCTTTCTTGAGCCACAAAACACAGGAAACCTAGTGATCCTTTCAAACATATATGCGTCGTCTGGAAAATGGGACGGTGTTGCCCAGGTCTGGAAGTTACTCAAGGAGAAAGACCACAAGAAATCAGCCGGGTACAGCTTCATCGAGTCAGATGGCAGGATGCACAAGTTCCTTGTTGAAGATAAGTCGCATCCAAGATTTGAGGAGGTATACAGAACCCTCGACAGCGTCACAATGCTCATGAAGCCTGTCAAGTCAGAAAATATGCAAGAATTGGAGAGCTGTTTCTGTCACCTGTAGTACAATCTAAACCCCTACAGACGGCATGCAAGAGAGAGATAAAGTCACCTGGGGATTGCCCATTTGAAACACTTGCTCTTATCTTCAGCACCAAAGACCTGCAAAGTGATTCACGGAGGTGACAGAAGAGACGAcggatcaatcaaatgcacagcgCCACCTGGACGCCAACTCTTCTCTAAATGCTATAGATCAAAAGGGTGTTTGTGATGTGCTTGCAATTAAGTGGTGCAGACAACCGGAGAACTGCAGACAAAGTGTACCGAGATATAGGCCAAGAAGGTACATCTATCTATTCTTGAACAGTGAGGAGTTCCATGATAAGTAACTGAGCATAAAACTGCAGATATACAATGGGGTTGAGTTTATGTGCTCCGTTGCTGCCACATCTTGTAGCATGTTGAGCAGAGGCGGAGCGAACCCGCTTTCTGAGCCTGGGCAGCGTACAGCTGAAGACACATCCTTGGCATTTCGCTGCCGCGGAAGTGCTGCCACCTAGATGAGGTTCACTGGCCGGAAGTGGCTTTGTCAGTTTGGTTGTGCATCTAATGTGCTCCTCGTACGTGTTCTTTCCTGAACTTATTTTCTAATCTACTGTAGAAAAGTAGCTGCAGATAtgaaagagaaaagaaaagtcAGCAAAACGCTAAACATACAATGCCTGCTTAGTGAAACGGGATTATAGTCCATCGAAATGCCAAGCACAACCCGATGAGAAATTTATGCGTTACCGCAGTGGCAGTCCGAGTCGGAGGACCGGGAACATCTGAGGTCGCTGCGCCATATGCCCGGTTGAATTTCTCTGTATTTCAATCTGAACTGGTTTCAATTTCAGAAATTTCGCAAAATTTTAAAAGTCTAAACCTGGAAATGCAACTGTACTCTAACCTACAAACTGAACCACTGTTAATTTGGTGTACAGCTAGTGCCTCAGCTGACCCTGGAGGCTTCCCTGCtctgacagaaaataaaataaaatactccctccgtttcaaaaaaaattgcTTAATTTCTTCTAGATACTTATGTATATATAACTACaatatgtctatatacatcctAATCTAGACAAAGTTAAGCAGTTTTTTTAAGACCGGAGGGAGTAATTAAATTAAGTGTCAATAATGCAAATGCAATTGTAATGTAACCTGCGAGGATGACCTGATGATACCCAAGCCTGTCACCTTGTAACCACTCTTGTGAGGCAGTACCCTTTTTTGTTTCTTCCAGAATAACAATGACCCACCAAGTCTTGGCCCTCGCAGTCCTGCTGGTTTGTACTGCCATGACATCCACATCCTGCTGCcggccttagagcatctctaacagagaccGAAAAAATGCAAACTGAAAAGCGCGAGTTCAGTTCACCGAAAATGCAAGATCTGACGAAATTTGAAATTTGCTCCggcgctgacataggcatccccaatgggtctgccaaagatagtacccggggtttactgaaggcccactacccgaagaataagaagattcggaagcccaggatattattaaggaaagctagagttgtaataggaagtgttatttgtaatcttgcgggatgagttagaaaccttcccggactctgtaacttgtacaacacgaatccctcggctccgcctcctatataagggggagtcgagggacgaagaaaggatcgaatc
It includes:
- the LOC127311536 gene encoding oligopeptide transporter 7, with protein sequence MASASSRHERQGREEGDEEEEELEEHHITAPLLVGAHEASSSSSPPEPDEEEEENSPIEQVALTVPVGDDPDTPVLTFRMWVLGTASCFVLSFLNQFFWYRKEPLTITAISAQIAVVPLGRLMAATLPERAFFRGRRWEFTLNPGPFNVKEHVLITIFANAGAGTVYAIHVVTAVRVFYGKQLTFFVSLLVVLTTQVLGFGWAGIFRRYLVEPAAMWWPSNLVQVSLFRALHEKESRSKGGFTRSQFFLVAFICSFVYYIFPGYLFQMLTSLSWICWVFPNSVLAQQLGSGLYGLGIGSIGLDWASVSSYLGSPLASPWFATANLAAGFFIIMYVITPIAYWFNFYKAQNFPIFSDGLFTEAGQKYNITSIIDSQFHFDTMAYEKNGPLYLSTFFAITYGVGFASLTATIVHVLLFHGSEIWQLSRSAFKEKRVDVHTKLMRRYKQVPEWWFICILIANIAITVFACEYYIEQLQLPWWGVLLACAIAFFFTLPIGIITATTNQTPGLNIITEYIMGYLYPGRPVANMCFKVYGYISMSQALTFLQDFKLGHYMKIPPRTMFMAQVVGTLIAAFVYLGTAWWLMDTIPNICDTELLPAGSPWTCPGDHVFYDASVIWGLISPRRIFGDLGSYSAVNWFFLGGAIAPLLVWFAHKAFPRQSWILLINMPILIGSTGQMPPATAVNYITWILVGFLSGYVVYRYRRDWWERHNYLLSGALDAGLAFMAVLIYLCLGLENINLNWWGNDLDGCPLASCPTAKGIVVEGCPVYN
- the LOC127311535 gene encoding pentatricopeptide repeat-containing protein At5g08510; amino-acid sequence: MEEAKRLHARALRTGTRRLQPLLLRVLAAGDHRYAAILLASYPSPSPPAAALHDRILHALASSRSPLLLPSFARAHRLGLVTHLSFTFLLSASAAATSPSFARFALSSHALLVKSGHFAAGDPFLGSALVSFYAKNRLLGQARRVFDEMPRRDTAVYNALLSAYTRRGLLSKAEKLFGEMPERNVVSWTAMVSGYAQNGLHAEAVETFMEMWEGAGVQPNELTVTSVLPACAAVGAMGLGRKVEKYTKRKGHLGNVYVANAVVEMYAKCGNIRRAWRVFQRIGCRQDLCSWNTMIMAFAVHGLWREALALFHKLRMTGIKPDGITFVGVILACTHGGLVHEGKLLFDSMYADYNLAPRIEHYGCMVDLLGRAGLLTEAYSMICRMPMEPDAVIWGALLGACSFHGNIELAEIAVNNLVFLEPQNTGNLVILSNIYASSGKWDGVAQVWKLLKEKDHKKSAGYSFIESDGRMHKFLVEDKSHPRFEEVYRTLDSVTMLMKPVKSENMQELESCFCHL